In the Flavobacterium sp. J372 genome, one interval contains:
- a CDS encoding VCBS repeat-containing protein, whose product MKKIFTLVFLAICGAAQAQTGFAREIITDETSGDFHLMYTAIADIDGDGKNDVVSKGSTKILWHKNIDGHGTFGRGKTILTGESMRGFITGDIDGDGDKDIIFHRYSEQSQSAHIGFIKNDGAGNFAPVVMIASLGNTIADVNLYLSDIDADGKPDLVFIKNNAVCWSKNTNGQNFASPTVIAQLSDATIVFTCSDFTNDGLPDIVYNHVNTMGLIKNIGDGNFAAMQPIDTASIGFNIAAADMDSDGNEDIVFIRWEQDSSFSLKSLVWYKNNNNGHRLMRGKPWFHH is encoded by the coding sequence ATGAAGAAAATTTTTACGCTTGTGTTTTTAGCGATTTGCGGGGCAGCTCAAGCCCAAACGGGTTTTGCACGGGAAATAATAACAGACGAGACATCCGGCGACTTTCATTTGATGTATACTGCAATTGCAGATATTGACGGTGATGGTAAAAATGATGTTGTAAGTAAGGGGTCAACAAAAATCCTATGGCATAAAAATATTGATGGACATGGTACATTTGGCCGGGGTAAAACTATACTTACAGGTGAGTCAATGCGCGGATTTATTACAGGTGATATTGATGGTGACGGAGACAAGGACATTATTTTCCATAGATATAGTGAACAAAGTCAGTCAGCACACATAGGTTTTATCAAGAATGACGGAGCAGGTAATTTTGCTCCTGTAGTGATGATAGCTAGTCTTGGCAATACCATTGCAGATGTAAACCTTTATTTATCTGATATAGATGCTGATGGAAAACCTGATCTTGTGTTTATAAAAAATAATGCTGTTTGCTGGTCTAAAAATACTAACGGGCAGAATTTCGCTTCGCCCACTGTAATTGCCCAACTTAGTGATGCAACTATAGTGTTTACATGCTCAGATTTCACTAATGACGGTCTTCCGGATATTGTGTATAACCATGTAAATACAATGGGTTTAATTAAAAATATCGGGGACGGGAATTTTGCAGCAATGCAACCTATAGATACAGCATCTATAGGTTTTAATATCGCAGCTGCTGATATGGATAGTGATGGTAATGAAGATATTGTATTTATAAGATGGGAACAGGATTCAAGCTTTTCCTTGAAAAGTTTGGTGTGGTACAAAAACAATAATAATGGTCATCGTTTGATGCGAGGCAAACCCTGGTTTCACCACTAA